Proteins from a genomic interval of Primulina tabacum isolate GDLZ voucher LSFC59-2 chloroplast, complete genome:
- the petN gene encoding cytochrome b6/f complex subunit VIII, which translates to MDIVSLAWAALMVIFTFSLSLVVWGRSGL; encoded by the coding sequence ATGGATATAGTAAGTCTCGCTTGGGCTGCTTTAATGGTAATCTTTACATTTTCCCTTTCACTCGTAGTGTGGGGAAGAAGTGGGCTCTAG
- the psbM gene encoding photosystem II protein M has translation MEVNILAFIATALFILVPTAFLLIIYVKTVSQND, from the coding sequence ATGGAAGTAAATATTCTTGCATTTATTGCTACTGCACTATTCATTCTAGTTCCTACCGCCTTTCTACTTATCATTTATGTAAAAACAGTTAGTCAAAATGATTAA